The nucleotide sequence CTAGGGCCGGGCCGGACATAAAAAAAATCAATATACTGTATGTTCGTTATTCACCGGATGAATAGTGCTGCCCCGAGGCGCCTCAGAAGCGGATAAAGCCCAGCACATCGCCTTCGCGGACCACCCTGCCGGCCGGCACCACCGCCAGCCCCTCGGCCCAGCAGGCCGAGCTGAGCATGCCGGAGCTCTGGTTCGGGTGGGGTTGCAGGCGCTGTTGGCCCGCCTCGCCGACGACCTGCACCCGCAGGTATTCCTCACGCTTGCCCGGCTTGTCCGTGCTGAAGCCGGCCGGCAACCCGACGCACGGCGGCATCGGGTCGCCCGCCAGCCCCTGCGCACGACGCAGCCAGGGCAACACCAGGATCATAAAGGTCACCAGCACGGCGCTGGGGTTGCCAGGCAGGCCCATGAAGGGCGTATCGCCGAGATGGCCGAAGGCGAACGGCTTGCCCGGCTTGATCGCCACCCGCCAGAGGTCCAGTGAACCCAGCGCCGCCACGGCGGCACGCATATGGTCTTCCTCGCCCACGGACACGCCGCCGGTGGTCAGCACCAGATCACAGCGCTGCCCGGCGCTGGCCAGGGCGCCGTGGGTGGCGGCGTAGTCGTCGGCCACGCGGCCCAGGTCCACGGGGATCATGCCGGCCTCCGCCAGCAGGGCATGCAGCAGGTAACGGTTGCTGTTGTAGATCTGTCCCGGTGCGGCAGCGGTGCCGGGCTCGGCCAGTTCGTCGCCGGTGCTGAGGAGGGCCACCCGTAATGGTCGGTAAACACTCACCTCCGCCACACCCACCGAGGCCAGCAGGCCCAGATGGCGCGGCGAGAGGCGTGTGCCCGCGCTGACGACCTCGTCCCCGGCGCGGATGTCCTGCCCCGCCCGGCGAATGTTGGCCCCTTTTTTTACTGGCGATGTTTTTACTGACGAGGCCGCAGGCAGGCGCACTTGCCCGTCCAGGGCCTCGCACTCCTCCTGCATCAGTACGGTGTCGGCCTCCGCCGGCACGGCCGCGCCCGTGAAGATGCGGGCGGCGCTGCCCGGCACCAGCGGGGCTGGGACCGCCCCGGCCGGGATACGCTGGCTGACCGGCAGCACCCGGCCCAGGTCAGCGTAACGAACGGCGTAGCCATCCACCGCGCTGTTATCCGACGGCGGCACCGTCACGGTGCTGGTCACGGTCTCCGCCAACACCATATTCAGTGCTGCATTCAGCGGGCAGCGCTCAGTAGCTGGTGGCGGCGGCACATTAGCCAGCAGCCGTGCCTGCGCCTCGGCCAGCGGCATCATGCGGCACCACCCCGGCGCACCAGGCCGACAAAATTGCAGGGCCGGTGACGGCTGTCGAGTTGCTGCCCGATGATCCTGTCCCAGGCCGTAGCGCAGGCATTGGTGGAGCCGGGCATGCAGAAGATCACGGTGTGGTTGGCCACGCCGCCGAGCGCGCGGGACTGAATGGTGGACGTGCCGATCTCAGCCAGGGACACCTGCCGGAACAGTTCGCCGAAGCCCTCGATCGGTTTGTCGAACAGCGGCGCCAGCGCCTCCGGTGTCACGTCGCGGCCGGCAAAACCGGTGCCGCCGGTCACCAGCACTACCTGAATGGCCGGATCGGCGATCCAGGCGGAGGCCACCGCACGCAGTTGATAAACGTCATCGCGCACCAGCGTGCGCGCCACCAGCGCATGGCCGGCCTCACCCAGACGCTGCACCAGCAGGTCGCCGGAGGTGTCGTTCTCCGCCGTGCGTGTATCGCTCACGGTCAGCACGGCGATATTCAGCGGGACGAAGTCGGTACTGGCCTGGCTCATGGCAACTCCTGTGCGAGGGATAATCCGGCGCCCATGGTAGCGCATCCCGTGACAGGCCGACGCCCCCGGACAGCACGCGTTGACACCTGCGCGCAACCACTGGTGCGGCGCACGCCGGCATGGATACATTGCGCCTGTCCTTCTGACCCCACAGACCAGCCAGAGCACGCCCATGTCCGCCTCGATGCACGATGCCCAGCTACACGCCGCCCGCCTGCCCCGCATGCCGCAACGGCAACTGGCCCATATTCCCGGCGATTATGGCCTGC is from Isoalcanivorax pacificus W11-5 and encodes:
- the glp gene encoding gephyrin-like molybdotransferase Glp — protein: MMPLAEAQARLLANVPPPPATERCPLNAALNMVLAETVTSTVTVPPSDNSAVDGYAVRYADLGRVLPVSQRIPAGAVPAPLVPGSAARIFTGAAVPAEADTVLMQEECEALDGQVRLPAASSVKTSPVKKGANIRRAGQDIRAGDEVVSAGTRLSPRHLGLLASVGVAEVSVYRPLRVALLSTGDELAEPGTAAAPGQIYNSNRYLLHALLAEAGMIPVDLGRVADDYAATHGALASAGQRCDLVLTTGGVSVGEEDHMRAAVAALGSLDLWRVAIKPGKPFAFGHLGDTPFMGLPGNPSAVLVTFMILVLPWLRRAQGLAGDPMPPCVGLPAGFSTDKPGKREEYLRVQVVGEAGQQRLQPHPNQSSGMLSSACWAEGLAVVPAGRVVREGDVLGFIRF
- the moaB gene encoding molybdenum cofactor biosynthesis protein B; the protein is MSQASTDFVPLNIAVLTVSDTRTAENDTSGDLLVQRLGEAGHALVARTLVRDDVYQLRAVASAWIADPAIQVVLVTGGTGFAGRDVTPEALAPLFDKPIEGFGELFRQVSLAEIGTSTIQSRALGGVANHTVIFCMPGSTNACATAWDRIIGQQLDSRHRPCNFVGLVRRGGAA